A single window of Mangifera indica cultivar Alphonso chromosome 18, CATAS_Mindica_2.1, whole genome shotgun sequence DNA harbors:
- the LOC123202375 gene encoding uncharacterized protein LOC123202375 — protein MGNCLRHKSSSMQWAGDDWASLATDERSEKALKMEEKSLLRGGGGDFTSSSMSGTTEVKIKITKKQLEELLGKMDVKELSVQQVLAQLINVSHSYETHHRSWRPALQSIPEVN, from the exons ATGGGGAATTGTTTACGGCATAAATCCTCATCTATGCAATGGGCGGGGGACGACTGGGCTTCATTGGCGACTGATGAGAGGAGTGAGAAGGCATTGAAAATGGAGGAAAAGAGCCTTCTCAgaggtggtggtggag ATTTTACATCGTCTTCAATGTCGGGAACGACGGAGGTGAAGATCAAGATTACAAAGAAGCAGCTGGAGGAGCTGCTGGGAAAGATGGACGTAAAGGAGTTGTCAGTGCAACAAGTTTTAGCCCAGTTAATAAATGTCAGCCACAGTTACGAGACACATCATCGCTCATGGCGGCCGGCTCTTCAGAGCATTCCGGAAGTGAATTGA